The proteins below are encoded in one region of Pseudophryne corroboree isolate aPseCor3 chromosome 8, aPseCor3.hap2, whole genome shotgun sequence:
- the LOC134948268 gene encoding P2Y purinoceptor 4-like, which translates to MLNTSGNYTGCQPQTINPFIPIFLSFIFFVGFVFNCISLWIFWFRVKQWNSTVVLQFNLAISDAIITPAAPLIIIYSLTDYWTFGTFFCQFKVFLLSTHMYGSIYFLTLISIHRYFTVARNVKRSSWTKKPFITKLCLGVWGCLLVQGFPFFFVLQTSEVHGVTKCLSFHQTEQAVLFFVWNWVILFTGALIPFSITLLCYSLLSRYILKVNPMNTLSKVMVSKSVQTIFVSLIIFIICYIPVHITRTAGVTITLFFPALCSLLERVEVAYYITWMMSGTNCCLDPILYCFASDRFRHTFTGWCSFLYSRGSSWRNTKDDAYGDQLESASEDKHRGPIPTASTTETGISASVEWEK; encoded by the coding sequence ATGCTGAACACATCGGGGAACTACACCGGCTGTCAGCCGCAAACAATTAACCCCTTCATTCCCATCTTCCTGAGCTTCATCTTCTTTGTTGGCTTCGTGTTTAATTGCATCAGTCTATGGATTTTCTGGTTTCGGGTAAAACAATGGAACTCAACTGTGGTCCTCCAGTTCAACTTGGCCATCTCCGATGCCATCATTACTCCAGCAGCTCCGCTGATCATCATCTACTCCTTGACTGACTACTGGACCTTCGGGACATTCTTCTGTCAGTTTAAGGTGTTCCTGCTCAGCACTCACATGTATGGAAGCATCTACTTCCTCACATTAATCAGCATCCACCGATATTTTACTGTTGCTCGCAACGTTAAAAGATCTTCCTGGACCAAGAAGCCTTTCATCACCAAACTGTGTCTCGGTGTCTGGGGATGTCTCCTTGTACAAGGTTTTCCCTTTTTCTTTGTTCTGCAAACATCTGAAGTTCATGGAGTTACAAAGTGTCTCAGTTTTCATCAAACTGAACAGGCGGTGTTATTTTTTGTCTGGAACTGGGTCATCCTATTCACCGGTGCCCTCATTCCTTTCTCCATAACCCTGCTCTGCTACAGTCTCCTGAGTCGCTATATCCTCAAGGTGAATCCTATGAACACTCTCAGCAAAGTCATGGTGTCCAAATCTGTACAGACCATATTTGTCTCCTTAATCATATTTATAATCTGCTATATCCCTGTGCATATAACCAGGACAGCGGGCGTCACAATCACCTTATTTTTCCCAGCCTTGTGCTCTTTACTGGAAAGAGTTGAGGTTGCCTATTATATCACATGGATGATGTCTGGAACAAACTGCTGTTTGGATCCCATATTATACTGTTTTGCCTCAGACAGATTTAGGCACACATTCACCGGCTGGTGCAGCTTTCTGTACAGCCGTGGTAGCAGTTGGAGAAACACAAAGGACGATGCTTATGGTGACCAACTTGAGTCAGCTTCTGAAGATAAACACCGTGGACCAATACCGACTGCCAGCACGACAGAGACGGGGATATCGGCCTCAGTTGAGTGGGAAAAGTGA